The genomic DNA CCCGCCATGACGGTGATGGCCGTGCACGAGATCGCGCCCGGGCACGCCAGCCACGCGCTGATGATGGCCGACGCCGCGACCACGGTGCGCCGCACCCTCTGGTCGGAGCTCTTCTTCGAGGGCTGGGCCCACTACGCCGAGGAGATGGTCTGGGAGGAGGGCTACGGCGCCGGCTCCGCGGCCTACCAGCACGCGATGGCGCTCGACGCGCAGATGCGGGCCGTCCGGGTCGAGGCCGTGCTGGCGATCCACGCCGGCGGGGCGTCCGTCGCGGAGGCCACCGCCCTGTTCGAGGAGCGGACCTTCCTCTCCGGGCCCGCGGCGCACGCGGAGGCGCTGCGCTGCGCCTGGGAGCCCAGCTGCACGCGCTACACGGTGGGCAAGGTCGCCTTCCGCAACCTCCGGGAGTCCGCCTCGCGGAGCGCGGGCCGTCCCACCCTCAGGGCGTTCCACGACCAGCTGCTGGCCCTGGGCTCGCCCCCGGTGGGGCTGGCCGCCGACGTGCTGGGTCTCGACTGCGGGCTGCCCCGCCGGGGCGCGGCGTGACGTCCTCCGAGCCGCGTCCGGCGACCGCGCTCGAGCAGGGCCCGAAGCCGACGGCGACGGGGTCGTCGGGGGTCGTCTCGGCCTCGCACCCGCTGGTCGTCGAGGCGATGGCCGACGCGCTGCGCGCCGGGGGCAGCGCCGCCGACGCCGTGACCACCGGCGTGCTGCTCCAGACCGTCGTCGAGCCGCAGATGACGAGCCTCGCGGGCGGTGTCGGCATCCTCAGCCACGACGCCCGGACGGGGGCGTACGCGTACCTCGACGGCGAGCTGGCCCACACCCGCTCCGGCGCGCCGGTCGCGCGGACCTGGCGCGAGTACGACGTCGTCCAGGCGGCGCTGGGCGACGGGGACGGCCGCCGCATCGCGGTCCCCGGCCTGGTCCGCGCGCTCGCCGAGCACCACCGCCGGCACGGGCGGCTGTCGTGGGCCCGGTGCCTGGCCCCGGCCGAGGAGGTCGCCCGCGACGGCTTCGCGATGTACTCCTTCCTCTACGGCGAGACCTACCTCGCCCAGGAACGGCTGGCCCGCTACGCCTCCGGGCGCGCCGAGTTCCTGCCCGACGGCCACGTCCCGCCCGTCGGCACGCGGGTGCGCCGCCCCGCCCTCGCCGAGACGCTGCATGCGCTGGCGACGGAGGGCCCCGACCACATGGCGCAGGGGGCCTGGGCCGCGGCGTTCGTGGAGGCGGCGCGCTCCACCGGGGCCGACCTCGGGGTCGACGAGCTGCGCGACCACGGCCCGGTCGACGCCGAACCCCTCACCTTCCGCGCCTTCGGGGCCACCGTGCGCAGCGCCCCGCTGCCCGCCACGGGCGGCGCGCTGGTCGCCCTGGTCCTGCGGGTGGCCGAGCGCTGCGGCGTCGACCTGCTCCGCGACTTCCGCACCGACGCGGCCGCCCTGGCCCGGCTGCGCGCGGTCGTCGGGCTGGCCGAGCACGTCAGCGACCTCGTCGCCGCGAACGCGGGCGGCAGCACCGAGGCCCTCGCGGCGGTGCTCGACGACGGCGCCTCGGCCGTCCTCGGAGACCTGTCCCGGGCGGTCGGCGTACGCCGCGGACCGGAGCAGCCGCCGGCCCCCGGACCTGCGGCTCCCGCCACCACCCGGGCGCCCGCGAGCTCGGTGAACACCTCCCACCTCGTCGCGGTGGACGCCGAGGGCAGCAGCGTCTCGGTCACCCACAGCGTCTGCGGGACGACGTTCGGCACCGGGCTCGTCGTGGGCGGCGTGAACGTCAACAGCGGCAACGGCTTCCCGGGCGAGGTCGGGGTGCGCGGCGGGCGGGTCGTGAGCCCCTTCCCGCCGACGATGGTGAGCCGCACGGACGCCGCGCCCGACATCGTCACCGGCTCGCCCGGCCTCGCGGCCCGCGCGGTCGCGCACGTCCTGCTGGGCCGGCTCGGGTTCGGGCTCTCCATGACCGAGGCGATCGACGCGCCCCGGTTCCAGGGCTCCGGCCTGGACGACACCCTGCACGTCGAGGCGCGCGTCGAGCCCACGGTGCTCGACGAGCTGACCCGGACGTGGCGCGTGCCGGTGAGCGCGGTGGCCCCGTACCACTGGCACTTCGGCGACGTCCACACCCTCGAGCGGGGCGAGCACGGCATCACCGGGCACGCCGACCCGCGCCGGCCGGGATCGGTCGTCGCGCTCGAGGCGCCGGGGCCGAGACTCGAGCCGCGGACGGTCCACCCGACGGAGGGAGCACCATGACGACGAAGCCGGCCACGGCCGAGCCCAGGACGAGCTACATCGAGCGCACGCTGCGCCTGCTGGAGCTCGTCTCGACGCTCCCCGTCCAGGGACGCACGGCGACGGTGATCGCCCGCGCCGGCGACGTGCCGCTCTCCACCGCGGCCCGCCTACTGTCCAACCTGTGCGCGTGGGGCTACCTCCGCGCCGACCACCAGGGCTGGTACGTGCCCGGGCCCCGGCTGGTCGCGATGTCGGTCATGGTGCGCTCGACGCTGCCCGCGCTCGACCAGCTGGAGGCGGCGGCCCGCCGGCTGACGGCCGAGATCGGCGAGTCGGTGACCGTGGGCCAGCTCGTCGGCGACAACCTCTACATCGTCGCCCGCGCCGAGTCCGAGCACGCCGTGCGCGCCGTGAACCGGCTCGGTGAGCCGATCAGCCCGTCCACCTCCGCGCTCGGCAAGGCGGTGATGGCGCTGGTGCCGCCCTGGCGGCGGCTCCAGCTGCTCGACGCGGCCGGCGAGACCGACCCGCAGGCCGCGCTCGCCGCGGTCGGCCCCGAGCTCGAGCTCGCTGCGGTGCAGGGCTACGCCAACGACGAGGAGCAGTTCGCCCCGGGCCTGCGCTGCCGGGCCGTGGCCGTGCTCGACGCCGACCAGGTGCCGTACGGCGGCCTATCCGTCGGTGGGCCGGCCGCGCGCTTCACCGCGTCCATCGCCGACTCGGTGGTCCCCCTGCTGCAGGACGCGGCCGAGCAGCTGAGCCTGGCCAACCCTGCCCACGGGCCGGACCGGCACCAGGCCTCCTGACCCACGCCGCCACCGCGGCCGACCGACCGACCGACGCACGACACCCACCCGCACCCGCGGGTGGCGCACCACGACGAAAGGACCCACCGTGCCGTTCGCGCACACCATCGAGCGCCTGGACGTGACCCGAACCTCCACCGGCGCGACCGCCGAGCTGGTCGTGCACCGGCTGACGGGCGACCGGCCCGGACCGACGCTGGTCATGTTCGGCGGGATCCACGGCGACGAGGCGATGGGCGTGGAGGCGGTGCGCCGGGTCCTCACCTCGCTCGAGGGGGCCGAGCTGAGCGGCACCGTCGTCGCGGTGCCGGTCGCGAACCCGTTCTCCTTCGAGACGATGACGCGGCACACCGTCCAGGACGGGCTGAACCTCAACCGCATCTTCCCCGGCGACGCCGGCGGGTCGATCACCGAGCAGCTGGCGGCCGCGCTCGTGGGCGT from Microlunatus sagamiharensis includes the following:
- a CDS encoding gamma-glutamyltransferase gives rise to the protein MTSSEPRPATALEQGPKPTATGSSGVVSASHPLVVEAMADALRAGGSAADAVTTGVLLQTVVEPQMTSLAGGVGILSHDARTGAYAYLDGELAHTRSGAPVARTWREYDVVQAALGDGDGRRIAVPGLVRALAEHHRRHGRLSWARCLAPAEEVARDGFAMYSFLYGETYLAQERLARYASGRAEFLPDGHVPPVGTRVRRPALAETLHALATEGPDHMAQGAWAAAFVEAARSTGADLGVDELRDHGPVDAEPLTFRAFGATVRSAPLPATGGALVALVLRVAERCGVDLLRDFRTDAAALARLRAVVGLAEHVSDLVAANAGGSTEALAAVLDDGASAVLGDLSRAVGVRRGPEQPPAPGPAAPATTRAPASSVNTSHLVAVDAEGSSVSVTHSVCGTTFGTGLVVGGVNVNSGNGFPGEVGVRGGRVVSPFPPTMVSRTDAAPDIVTGSPGLAARAVAHVLLGRLGFGLSMTEAIDAPRFQGSGLDDTLHVEARVEPTVLDELTRTWRVPVSAVAPYHWHFGDVHTLERGEHGITGHADPRRPGSVVALEAPGPRLEPRTVHPTEGAP
- a CDS encoding IclR family transcriptional regulator, whose protein sequence is MTTKPATAEPRTSYIERTLRLLELVSTLPVQGRTATVIARAGDVPLSTAARLLSNLCAWGYLRADHQGWYVPGPRLVAMSVMVRSTLPALDQLEAAARRLTAEIGESVTVGQLVGDNLYIVARAESEHAVRAVNRLGEPISPSTSALGKAVMALVPPWRRLQLLDAAGETDPQAALAAVGPELELAAVQGYANDEEQFAPGLRCRAVAVLDADQVPYGGLSVGGPAARFTASIADSVVPLLQDAAEQLSLANPAHGPDRHQAS